In a single window of the Rhodoferax saidenbachensis genome:
- the aspS gene encoding aspartate--tRNA ligase produces the protein MAMRSHYCGLVTDAQLGETVSLCGWVNRRRDHGGVIFIDLRDREGYVQVVCDPDRADMFAVAEGVRNEYCVQVKGLVRARPAGTVNDNLKSGKIEVLCHELIVLNASVTPPFQIDDENLSETTRLTHRVLDLRRPYMQNNLMLRYRVSMEVRKFLDANGFVDIETPMLTKSTPEGARDYLVPSRVHDGHFFALPQSPQLFKQLLMVAGFDRYYQITKCFRDEDLRADRQPEFTQIDIETSFLGEEEIRDMFQGMITTVFKNTIGVDLGEFPVMTYQDAMHLYGSDKPDLRVNLQFTEVTDVMADVDFKVFSGAATMKNGRVVALRVPGGSVEGGGISRGEIDAYTEFVKIYGAKGLAYIRVNDLSKGRDGLQSPIVKNIHDTALNAVLERTGAQNGDLIFFGADKAKIVNDAIGALRLKVGLSEFGKKNGLFTAGWRPMWVVDFPMFEFDEEAQRYTATHHPFTAPKDGHEDWMVSAPEKCISKGYDMVLNGWEMGGGSVRIHRADVQQKVFDALKITPEEAQLKFGFLLDALQYGAPPHGGLAFGLDRIVTLMTGAESIRDVIAFPKTQRAQCLLTQAPSMVDEKQLRELHIKLRNADLVKAA, from the coding sequence ATGGCCATGCGCTCCCACTATTGCGGTCTGGTGACCGATGCCCAATTGGGCGAAACCGTTTCCCTGTGCGGCTGGGTCAACCGCCGCCGCGACCACGGTGGCGTGATCTTCATCGACCTGCGCGACCGTGAAGGTTATGTCCAGGTGGTGTGTGACCCGGACCGGGCCGACATGTTTGCCGTGGCCGAAGGTGTGCGCAATGAATACTGCGTGCAGGTCAAGGGCTTGGTGCGTGCGCGTCCCGCGGGCACCGTCAATGACAACCTCAAGAGCGGCAAGATTGAAGTGTTGTGCCACGAACTGATCGTGCTCAACGCCTCGGTAACGCCTCCATTCCAGATCGATGACGAGAACCTGTCCGAGACTACCCGCCTGACACACCGCGTGCTGGACCTGCGCCGCCCGTACATGCAGAACAACCTGATGCTGCGTTACCGCGTGTCCATGGAAGTGCGTAAGTTCCTCGACGCCAACGGCTTTGTGGACATTGAAACGCCCATGCTCACCAAGAGCACGCCCGAAGGCGCGCGCGACTACCTGGTGCCCAGCCGTGTGCACGATGGCCATTTCTTCGCGTTGCCCCAGTCGCCCCAGCTGTTCAAGCAGCTGCTGATGGTGGCCGGCTTCGATCGTTACTACCAGATCACCAAGTGTTTCCGTGACGAAGATCTGCGCGCCGATCGCCAGCCCGAATTCACCCAGATCGATATCGAGACATCCTTCCTCGGCGAAGAAGAAATCCGTGACATGTTCCAGGGCATGATCACCACGGTGTTCAAGAACACCATCGGTGTGGACCTGGGCGAATTCCCGGTGATGACCTACCAGGATGCCATGCACCTGTACGGTTCCGACAAGCCCGACCTGCGCGTGAACCTGCAGTTCACCGAAGTCACCGACGTGATGGCCGATGTGGACTTCAAGGTCTTCTCGGGTGCTGCCACCATGAAGAATGGCCGCGTGGTCGCGTTGCGCGTACCCGGCGGTTCGGTCGAAGGCGGTGGCATCAGCCGTGGCGAGATCGACGCCTACACCGAGTTCGTCAAGATCTACGGTGCCAAGGGCCTGGCCTATATCCGTGTGAACGACCTGTCCAAGGGCCGTGACGGTTTGCAAAGCCCCATCGTCAAGAACATCCACGACACGGCATTGAACGCGGTGCTGGAACGTACCGGCGCGCAAAACGGCGACCTGATCTTCTTCGGTGCCGACAAGGCCAAGATCGTCAACGACGCCATCGGCGCGCTGCGTCTCAAGGTGGGTCTGAGCGAGTTCGGCAAGAAGAACGGTCTGTTTACTGCCGGCTGGCGCCCGATGTGGGTGGTCGACTTCCCGATGTTCGAGTTCGACGAAGAAGCCCAGCGCTATACCGCCACGCACCACCCCTTCACGGCACCCAAAGACGGCCACGAAGACTGGATGGTCAGCGCGCCCGAGAAGTGCATCTCCAAGGGTTACGACATGGTCCTGAACGGTTGGGAAATGGGCGGCGGTTCCGTCCGTATCCACCGCGCGGACGTGCAACAAAAAGTGTTCGATGCACTCAAGATCACGCCCGAAGAAGCCCAGCTCAAGTTTGGCTTCCTGCTGGACGCGCTGCAATACGGCGCGCCCCCGCATGGTGGTCTGGCCTTTGGTCTGGACCGCATCGTCACGCTGATGACGGGCGCCGAATCTATCCGTGACGTGATCGCCTTCCCCAAGACCCAGCGCGCCCAGTGTCTGCTGACACAAGCGCCGAGCATGGTCGACGAGAAGCAACTGCGCGAACTGCACATCAAGCTGCGCAACGCCGATTTGGTCAAGGCCGCCTGA
- a CDS encoding DUF502 domain-containing protein — protein sequence MRKYLLTGLIVWLPLAITIWVLLWLVGMLDAVFGGFLSMLSAVTPQSMDEALQRLRTIPGLGVLLVATVLLVTGALVSNVAGRWFVRQWDTLFTNIPIVKSIYNSVKKVSDTLFSSNGNAFRTALLIQYPRAGSWTIAFQTGVPSGEVAGHLGADMISVYVPTTPNPTSGFFLMLPRADVIELDMSVDQALTYVISMGSVVPHANLPKPAVPQ from the coding sequence ATTCGTAAGTACCTGCTGACCGGCTTGATTGTCTGGTTGCCGCTGGCCATCACCATCTGGGTATTGCTGTGGCTCGTCGGCATGCTTGACGCCGTGTTTGGCGGCTTCCTGTCCATGCTGTCCGCCGTGACACCTCAGAGCATGGACGAAGCTTTGCAGCGCTTGCGCACCATTCCGGGTCTGGGTGTCTTGCTGGTGGCCACCGTGCTGCTGGTGACCGGTGCCCTGGTGTCGAATGTCGCGGGCCGCTGGTTTGTGCGCCAATGGGACACCCTGTTCACGAATATTCCCATCGTCAAGTCCATCTACAACAGCGTCAAGAAAGTATCCGACACGCTGTTTTCCAGCAACGGCAACGCCTTTCGCACCGCCTTGCTGATCCAGTATCCGCGGGCGGGCAGCTGGACCATTGCGTTCCAGACCGGTGTTCCCAGCGGCGAGGTGGCGGGCCATCTGGGCGCGGACATGATCAGTGTGTACGTGCCCACGACGCCCAATCCAACCAGCGGGTTTTTCCTCATGCTGCCCCGCGCCGATGTCATTGAACTGGACATGAGCGTGGACCAGGCCTTGACCTACGTGATCTCCATGGGCTCGGTTGTCCCCCACGCGAACCTGCCCAAGCCGGCAGTTCCCCAATAA
- a CDS encoding FmdB family zinc ribbon protein produces the protein MPIYAYKCESCGFAKDVLQKMSDAPLADCPSCGQSSFKKQLTAAGFQLKGSGWYATDFKGGAAPTTAVAPATGEASAPSAEPAAAAKTESVSAPAPAAPATPSAS, from the coding sequence ATGCCAATTTACGCCTACAAATGCGAGTCCTGCGGGTTTGCGAAGGACGTATTGCAGAAAATGTCCGATGCACCCCTGGCAGATTGCCCCAGCTGTGGCCAATCCAGCTTCAAAAAACAGCTCACTGCAGCCGGTTTCCAGCTGAAGGGCTCGGGCTGGTACGCCACCGATTTCAAGGGTGGCGCTGCACCGACTACCGCTGTTGCGCCCGCTACCGGTGAGGCCTCGGCCCCGTCGGCGGAGCCTGCTGCGGCGGCCAAGACCGAGTCGGTCTCTGCGCCCGCCCCGGCTGCCCCTGCGACACCTTCGGCCAGCTAA
- the ubiB gene encoding ubiquinone biosynthesis regulatory protein kinase UbiB, whose protein sequence is MTRLARGVYIVWVVLRYGLDELVLTSFQKPWLRLLARMVSLGRNLDAPRGQRLREALERLGPIFVKFGQVLSTRRDLLPPDISDELARLQDRVPPFDSAVAIGMVERALGKPLSDIFVSFEREPVASASIAQVHFAVLKDRNGKEREVAVKVLRPGMLSAIDKDLSLMRMMAGWVEGLSADGKRLKPREVVAEFDKYLHDELDLVREASSAAQLRRNMEGLQLVLIPEMLWDYCTTDVLVMERMHGVPISQTERLRAAGVDFPKLARDGVTIFFTQVFRDGFFHADMHPGNIQVSLAPETFGRYISLDFGIVGTLTEVDKEYLAQNFVAFFRRDYKRIAELHVESGWVPAATRVDELEAAVRAVCEPYFDRPLKEISLGLVLMRLFQTSRRFQVEIQPQLVLLQKTLLNIEGLGRELDPNLDLWATAKPFLEQWMVNQLGPQKLMREFQRQMPRYAKLLPELPALLHTYLQRAGADTTLQVQELLAEQKRTNRLLQSLVSAVIGFALGMVVMQIVVRVGLF, encoded by the coding sequence ATGACACGTCTTGCACGGGGCGTCTACATCGTCTGGGTTGTCCTGCGCTATGGGCTGGATGAGCTGGTACTGACGAGTTTTCAGAAGCCGTGGTTGCGCTTGCTGGCGCGCATGGTGTCTTTGGGCCGCAACCTGGATGCGCCACGCGGGCAGCGTCTGCGCGAAGCCTTGGAGCGGCTGGGACCCATCTTCGTGAAATTCGGCCAGGTACTGTCGACGCGGCGTGATCTGCTGCCGCCGGACATTTCCGATGAATTGGCCAGGCTGCAGGACCGGGTGCCACCATTTGATTCCGCCGTGGCCATTGGCATGGTGGAGCGCGCTTTGGGCAAGCCGTTGAGCGACATCTTTGTGTCCTTTGAACGTGAACCGGTGGCGAGCGCCTCCATTGCCCAGGTGCATTTCGCGGTACTGAAGGATCGCAATGGCAAAGAACGCGAGGTCGCGGTCAAGGTGCTGCGCCCCGGCATGTTGTCCGCCATCGACAAGGACCTGAGCCTGATGCGCATGATGGCCGGCTGGGTGGAAGGCCTGTCCGCAGACGGCAAGCGCCTCAAGCCGCGTGAAGTGGTGGCCGAGTTTGACAAGTACCTGCATGACGAGTTGGACCTGGTGCGGGAAGCCTCCAGTGCTGCCCAGTTGCGGCGCAACATGGAAGGCCTGCAACTGGTGCTGATCCCCGAAATGCTGTGGGACTACTGCACCACCGATGTGCTGGTGATGGAGCGTATGCACGGCGTGCCCATCAGCCAGACCGAGCGCCTGCGCGCGGCCGGGGTGGACTTTCCCAAACTGGCGCGGGATGGTGTGACGATTTTCTTTACCCAGGTGTTTCGCGACGGATTTTTCCACGCTGACATGCACCCGGGCAATATCCAGGTCAGTCTGGCACCGGAAACCTTTGGCCGCTACATCTCGCTGGATTTCGGCATCGTGGGCACGCTCACCGAAGTCGACAAGGAATACCTGGCGCAAAACTTCGTGGCGTTTTTCCGGCGCGATTACAAACGGATTGCCGAACTGCACGTCGAATCCGGCTGGGTGCCCGCAGCCACCCGGGTGGATGAGCTCGAAGCCGCAGTGCGCGCCGTGTGTGAGCCTTACTTTGACCGGCCACTGAAGGAAATTTCATTGGGGCTGGTGCTGATGCGCCTGTTCCAGACCTCACGGCGGTTTCAGGTTGAAATCCAGCCGCAGCTCGTGCTGCTGCAAAAAACGCTGCTCAATATCGAAGGCCTGGGTCGCGAACTGGACCCGAACCTTGACTTGTGGGCCACGGCCAAGCCATTTTTGGAACAGTGGATGGTGAACCAGTTGGGGCCGCAGAAGTTGATGCGGGAGTTCCAGCGCCAGATGCCGCGGTACGCCAAATTGCTGCCCGAGCTGCCGGCTTTGCTGCACACCTATTTGCAGCGCGCGGGTGCCGATACCACGCTGCAGGTGCAGGAACTGCTGGCGGAGCAAAAGCGCACCAACCGGCTTTTGCAAAGCCTGGTGTCTGCCGTGATCGGTTTTGCACTGGGCATGGTGGTGATGCAGATTGTGGTGCGCGTAGGGCTTTTTTAG
- a CDS encoding ubiquinone biosynthesis accessory factor UbiJ yields the protein MATQSPFSMLEGLFQNFNLPFAPPAWAVDETHRRVVLLLNHVLQQEPQAMERLVRQKGRVVLVQWRTFVFKVQVTPAGLLDLATADTPADLTLVLTEESPFTIAQTLMEGGKPAVRIEGDVQLAAEVNWLVDHVRWDIEEDLSRIVGDAPAHTMVQAGRSFAQALQQFVGKAAPTPDRSGPAA from the coding sequence ATGGCAACACAGTCCCCTTTTTCTATGCTGGAAGGCCTTTTCCAGAACTTCAATCTTCCGTTTGCACCGCCCGCGTGGGCCGTGGACGAAACCCACCGCCGTGTTGTGCTGTTGCTCAACCATGTGCTGCAGCAGGAACCGCAAGCCATGGAGCGGCTGGTGCGCCAAAAGGGCCGCGTGGTGCTGGTGCAGTGGCGCACATTTGTGTTCAAGGTGCAGGTGACACCCGCAGGCCTGCTGGATCTGGCAACCGCTGACACGCCCGCAGACCTGACGCTGGTGCTGACCGAAGAGTCCCCTTTCACCATCGCCCAGACGCTCATGGAAGGCGGCAAGCCTGCCGTACGTATCGAGGGCGATGTGCAACTGGCCGCCGAAGTGAACTGGCTGGTAGACCACGTGCGCTGGGATATTGAAGAGGACCTGTCGCGCATCGTGGGCGATGCACCGGCGCACACAATGGTGCAGGCGGGGCGCAGCTTTGCGCAGGCCCTGCAACAGTTTGTAGGGAAAGCCGCGCCGACGCCTGATCGCAGCGGGCCCGCCGCATGA
- a CDS encoding Tim44 domain-containing protein, translating into MMKLWTLVFAVALTLFGLNAEAAKRMGGGMSFGKQSSNVTQRNATPPAPAAPAQQGMANAAPKPAPAAAPAAPKRPWGAMLGGLAAGLGLAWLANSLGMGEAFGQIIMFALLAMVVMAAVGWFLRNRKPAASPASPFAFQGAGNLPMADAKPYRAENVGNDASARPWERNSMAFEAPGASAGQSGSMIGSALMGSQTWGVPAGFDSEGFLKAAKANFVTLQAAWDRSDIPALRAMMTDDMLKEIQTQLAERETHTGSSPNHTDVVMIEARLLGIEELAGEYMSSVEFSGMIREEPSAGPSPFREVWNMTKPKSGGNGWLVAGVQALQ; encoded by the coding sequence ATCATGAAATTGTGGACCCTGGTTTTTGCGGTGGCGCTGACGCTTTTCGGCTTGAATGCGGAGGCCGCAAAACGCATGGGCGGCGGCATGTCTTTCGGCAAGCAGTCCAGCAACGTGACCCAGCGTAACGCCACACCTCCCGCACCGGCGGCCCCTGCGCAGCAGGGCATGGCTAACGCGGCTCCCAAGCCTGCTCCCGCAGCAGCTCCTGCGGCGCCCAAGCGCCCTTGGGGTGCCATGCTGGGTGGCCTGGCTGCGGGCCTGGGCCTGGCGTGGCTGGCCAATTCTTTGGGTATGGGTGAGGCGTTTGGCCAAATCATCATGTTCGCTTTGCTGGCCATGGTGGTCATGGCAGCCGTGGGATGGTTCCTGCGCAATCGCAAGCCTGCGGCAAGCCCTGCATCGCCTTTTGCATTTCAGGGGGCTGGCAACTTGCCTATGGCCGACGCCAAACCCTACCGCGCCGAGAATGTAGGCAACGATGCGTCCGCACGCCCTTGGGAGCGCAACAGCATGGCGTTTGAAGCGCCTGGCGCGTCTGCCGGACAGTCGGGCTCGATGATCGGGTCTGCGCTCATGGGCTCGCAAACCTGGGGCGTCCCCGCAGGTTTTGACAGCGAAGGTTTCCTCAAGGCGGCCAAGGCCAACTTCGTGACCCTGCAAGCCGCGTGGGACCGCTCGGACATTCCGGCCTTGCGCGCCATGATGACGGACGACATGCTCAAAGAAATCCAGACCCAACTGGCGGAGCGTGAAACCCATACCGGCAGTAGCCCCAACCACACCGATGTGGTGATGATTGAAGCCCGTCTGCTCGGTATCGAAGAACTGGCTGGCGAATACATGAGCAGCGTGGAGTTCTCCGGCATGATCCGCGAAGAGCCATCAGCAGGCCCCAGCCCGTTCCGCGAAGTCTGGAACATGACCAAGCCCAAGAGCGGCGGCAATGGCTGGCTGGTCGCGGGCGTGCAGGCGCTGCAGTAA
- the ubiE gene encoding bifunctional demethylmenaquinone methyltransferase/2-methoxy-6-polyprenyl-1,4-benzoquinol methylase UbiE — translation MTTTHFGFRSVDEAEKARHVRSVFDSVAPKYDLMNDLMSAGLHRAWKAYTVMVANLQEGQRALDIAGGTGDLALAFSKKVGKSGQVVHTDINEAMLSTGRNRLLDAGVVLPTLVCDAEKLPFPDNYFNVVSVAFGLRNMTHKDVALAEMQRVLKPGGKLLVLEFSKVAAPLEKAYDWYSFKVLPKLGKLIAGDDASYRYLAESIRMHPGQEELKALMHKGGFGHVDYHNLTGGIAALHVGIKC, via the coding sequence ATGACTACAACCCATTTTGGATTCCGGTCGGTGGACGAAGCCGAAAAGGCCCGCCATGTGCGCAGCGTGTTTGACTCGGTCGCGCCCAAATATGACTTGATGAACGACCTGATGTCTGCCGGTCTGCACCGTGCCTGGAAGGCCTACACCGTGATGGTGGCCAACCTGCAGGAAGGCCAGCGTGCATTGGACATTGCGGGCGGCACCGGTGATCTGGCGCTGGCGTTTTCCAAGAAGGTCGGCAAGAGCGGGCAGGTGGTGCACACCGATATCAACGAAGCCATGCTGTCCACCGGGCGTAACCGCCTGCTGGATGCGGGCGTGGTCTTGCCCACCCTGGTGTGTGACGCAGAAAAGCTGCCGTTCCCGGACAACTATTTCAACGTGGTTAGCGTGGCATTTGGCCTGCGCAACATGACCCACAAGGATGTGGCATTGGCAGAAATGCAACGCGTACTGAAGCCTGGTGGCAAGTTGTTGGTGTTGGAGTTTTCCAAGGTGGCGGCACCGCTGGAGAAAGCGTACGACTGGTATTCGTTCAAGGTACTTCCTAAACTGGGCAAGTTGATTGCCGGTGACGATGCGAGTTACCGCTACCTGGCAGAGTCCATTCGCATGCATCCGGGGCAGGAAGAGTTAAAGGCCCTGATGCACAAAGGTGGATTCGGACATGTGGACTATCACAACTTGACTGGCGGTATTGCGGCATTGCATGTTGGAATCAAGTGTTGA
- a CDS encoding gamma-butyrobetaine hydroxylase-like domain-containing protein, producing the protein MAGLQAGSPTPQALTVHHQSRVLEISFSDGAQFRIPFELMRVYSPSAEVQGHGPGQETLQTGKRLVDLNGLEPVGNYAVQPVFSDGHDTGIFSWDYLYFLGSEQERLWQEYAQRLQAAQLDRDAAMPAKGGHNCASH; encoded by the coding sequence ATGGCAGGTTTACAAGCAGGGTCGCCTACTCCACAGGCGTTGACAGTGCATCACCAATCGCGGGTACTGGAAATCAGTTTCTCCGATGGCGCGCAGTTTCGCATTCCCTTTGAGTTGATGCGTGTGTATTCGCCGTCTGCGGAAGTGCAGGGCCATGGCCCGGGTCAGGAAACCCTGCAGACCGGCAAACGCCTGGTAGACCTCAATGGTCTGGAGCCCGTGGGCAACTACGCGGTGCAGCCGGTCTTTTCAGACGGGCATGACACCGGCATCTTTTCCTGGGACTACCTGTACTTTCTGGGTTCCGAACAGGAGCGCCTCTGGCAGGAATATGCGCAGCGGTTACAGGCTGCGCAGCTGGATCGTGATGCCGCCATGCCTGCGAAGGGTGGCCACAACTGTGCCAGCCACTGA
- a CDS encoding ShlB/FhaC/HecB family hemolysin secretion/activation protein yields MKRPLQRTVAAWMAAAALQAMAQQQGVPAATGASTQFRISGFELTGDIPLSQDETTRILAPFIVPQASLDTLQKASAALEAALKAKGYALHRVSLPAQELGGKVTLAIVKFVIGKITLEGNANFSDTNVRASVPELREGETPNFKILAVQTAIANENPSKQVQVTVKESDEADKIDAKISIKDVRPWNASVNWANTGSNSTGNDRLTVALGHVNLLDRDHQLSVAYTTSLERSETVKQLGLNYRIPLYQQGGVVGVSYTNSDVIGNFGSFTSSGAGQTYGVNYSLYMPPEGGNRRYWTVSLDEKQFDASKINGVVIPGQSDRGSRPVTLGYTSRMESDTSIWSYNADVAFNLPGSSGNNLSAYKTEDARIGTVNWSVLHAGVSYLAPLPGGWLWSARAQVQYSGDALIAGEQFGLGGATSVRGTGERMISGDNGGIVNLEVSTFEFRPGLRLVGFVDAGWLNSNNTAAGTAGKLAMDQLASAGLGLRFNSPSFNLSAEWGHITSGATQPVGGNPALPKAGDEKLHVSVTARF; encoded by the coding sequence ATGAAACGCCCCCTTCAACGAACCGTGGCCGCATGGATGGCGGCTGCAGCGCTCCAGGCAATGGCACAACAGCAAGGAGTGCCGGCCGCTACCGGTGCCAGCACCCAGTTCCGCATCAGCGGTTTCGAGCTGACAGGCGATATCCCGTTGAGCCAGGATGAGACGACGCGGATATTGGCGCCGTTCATCGTGCCCCAGGCGAGCTTGGACACTCTGCAAAAAGCATCGGCCGCCCTGGAGGCCGCACTCAAGGCCAAGGGTTATGCACTGCACCGTGTGTCCCTGCCCGCCCAGGAACTGGGCGGCAAGGTGACCTTGGCCATTGTCAAATTTGTGATTGGCAAGATCACGCTGGAAGGCAATGCGAATTTTTCTGACACCAATGTGCGGGCCAGCGTGCCGGAATTGCGTGAAGGAGAAACGCCCAACTTCAAGATCCTCGCGGTGCAAACAGCCATTGCCAACGAGAACCCGTCCAAGCAGGTGCAGGTCACCGTGAAAGAGTCGGACGAGGCTGACAAGATTGATGCCAAGATTTCAATCAAAGATGTCAGACCCTGGAATGCCTCCGTCAATTGGGCCAACACCGGCTCCAACTCGACTGGCAACGACCGCCTGACGGTAGCACTGGGCCATGTCAATCTGTTAGACCGGGACCACCAGCTCTCAGTGGCCTACACGACCTCGCTGGAGCGCTCCGAGACCGTGAAACAACTCGGTTTGAACTACCGTATACCGCTGTACCAACAGGGCGGCGTTGTCGGTGTGAGCTATACCAATTCGGATGTGATCGGTAATTTCGGCAGTTTCACAAGTTCGGGTGCCGGGCAGACTTATGGCGTAAATTACAGCCTCTATATGCCTCCCGAGGGTGGCAACCGCCGGTATTGGACCGTGTCGCTGGATGAAAAACAATTCGATGCCAGCAAGATCAACGGCGTGGTCATTCCCGGCCAGTCCGATCGGGGGAGCCGCCCAGTCACGCTGGGATACACCTCGCGCATGGAGTCAGACACCTCCATCTGGAGTTACAACGCCGATGTGGCCTTCAACTTGCCGGGCAGCAGTGGCAATAACCTGAGCGCCTACAAGACCGAAGATGCGCGTATTGGCACGGTGAACTGGAGCGTGCTGCATGCTGGTGTCAGCTACCTCGCGCCCCTGCCTGGCGGCTGGTTGTGGAGTGCCCGGGCGCAGGTGCAGTACTCAGGTGATGCGCTGATTGCGGGCGAGCAATTCGGGCTTGGGGGCGCGACTTCCGTGCGCGGCACTGGGGAGCGCATGATCTCCGGGGACAACGGCGGTATCGTTAATCTGGAAGTCAGCACCTTCGAGTTCAGGCCCGGTTTGCGCTTGGTGGGTTTCGTGGATGCCGGCTGGCTCAACAGCAACAACACGGCAGCCGGCACGGCTGGCAAGCTCGCAATGGACCAATTGGCCAGTGCGGGCCTGGGCCTGCGTTTCAACAGCCCTTCTTTCAACCTCTCGGCCGAATGGGGGCATATCACCAGTGGCGCAACCCAACCCGTGGGAGGCAACCCAGCCCTGCCCAAAGCGGGTGACGAGAAGCTGCATGTCAGCGTGACGGCACGGTTCTAG
- a CDS encoding FecR family protein, protein MHAVSLRLLAATGALLVLCVWQSAWAQAAGEVEFARGAGFAQSQGQAPRALGKGLSLKEGDRLTTAEGSTAILKLQDGTRMTLRPNSELIVQTYQFKESTPESNNMVMQLLRGGFRAVTGLISKGSPNAAKVQTATATIGIRGTDFDARLCGPECKAEAARVTEKPRVNAVLASAKLAASQGETYATDTQGTRRRVVDGGSVYPGDVVETGSGARGVLVFRDDSRLTLGANSQFRVDSFLFDEKNPADGKFLVSLLRGSMRALTGLIGKANNRNVSFATPTATVGIRGTGLDLDCGSSAACSFFTWLGTIEVTPQGQSALQVLQAGQGLFVGPGGIRPITSSTLENLPRPDSVPVNLNQLFSGGGVSPDEEGLFVYVRDGHIEVTSSSETLQLGRGETGYAGNDGRTGRPETMPLFIQFDTVPMPNSSNPLLMNLLNDMGVGAGKMCR, encoded by the coding sequence ATGCACGCCGTAAGTTTGCGCCTTCTGGCTGCCACGGGCGCTTTGCTTGTCTTGTGCGTTTGGCAAAGTGCTTGGGCCCAGGCGGCTGGGGAGGTGGAGTTTGCGCGCGGCGCCGGGTTTGCACAAAGCCAGGGCCAGGCACCCCGCGCCCTTGGCAAGGGCCTCTCTCTGAAAGAGGGCGACCGTTTGACCACGGCGGAAGGCTCGACGGCCATTTTGAAATTGCAGGACGGTACCCGCATGACCTTGCGGCCCAATTCTGAACTGATTGTCCAGACTTACCAGTTCAAGGAAAGTACGCCCGAGAGCAATAACATGGTGATGCAACTGCTGCGCGGCGGTTTTCGCGCGGTGACTGGCCTGATTTCCAAAGGTTCGCCCAATGCGGCCAAGGTGCAAACCGCGACTGCCACCATAGGCATACGTGGCACCGATTTTGATGCCCGCCTGTGCGGACCGGAGTGCAAGGCCGAAGCCGCCCGCGTGACGGAAAAGCCCCGCGTGAATGCCGTTTTGGCGAGCGCCAAGTTGGCTGCCTCGCAAGGTGAAACCTATGCCACGGATACCCAGGGAACGCGCCGGCGCGTCGTGGATGGTGGCAGCGTGTACCCGGGGGATGTGGTGGAAACAGGTTCCGGTGCGCGCGGCGTATTGGTTTTTCGCGATGACAGCCGCCTGACCTTGGGCGCCAACTCGCAGTTTCGTGTCGACTCTTTTCTTTTTGACGAAAAGAACCCTGCCGACGGAAAGTTTTTGGTATCGCTTCTGCGCGGCTCCATGCGCGCGCTTACAGGCTTGATTGGCAAGGCCAACAATCGCAATGTGAGTTTTGCAACGCCCACGGCGACGGTTGGTATTCGCGGTACGGGACTGGACCTGGATTGCGGTAGCTCGGCCGCCTGCAGTTTTTTCACTTGGTTGGGCACGATCGAGGTCACCCCGCAGGGCCAATCGGCGTTGCAGGTCTTGCAGGCGGGGCAGGGTCTGTTTGTGGGGCCTGGTGGCATTCGCCCAATTACGTCGTCCACTCTGGAAAATCTCCCCAGACCCGATTCAGTTCCCGTCAACCTGAACCAGTTGTTTTCGGGCGGCGGCGTGTCGCCCGATGAAGAGGGCTTGTTTGTCTATGTGCGCGACGGCCACATCGAAGTGACCTCGTCCAGTGAAACGCTGCAACTGGGGCGTGGTGAAACCGGGTATGCCGGTAACGACGGGCGTACCGGTCGGCCCGAGACCATGCCTCTGTTCATTCAATTTGATACCGTTCCCATGCCCAACTCCAGCAATCCGCTCTTGATGAATCTGCTCAACGATATGGGTGTGGGTGCTGGCAAGATGTGCCGTTAG